A DNA window from Leopardus geoffroyi isolate Oge1 chromosome A1, O.geoffroyi_Oge1_pat1.0, whole genome shotgun sequence contains the following coding sequences:
- the KCTD4 gene encoding BTB/POZ domain-containing protein KCTD4, whose amino-acid sequence MERKINRREKEKEYEGKHNSLEDADQGKNCKSTLMTLNVGGYLYITQKQTLTKYPDTFLEGIVNGKILCPFDADGHYFIDRDGLLFRHVLNFLRNGELLLPEGFRENQLLAQEAEFFQLKGLAEEVKARWEKEQLTPRETTFLEITDNHDRSQGLRIFCNAPDFISKIKSRIVLVSKSRLDGFPEEFSISSNIIQFKYFIKSENGTRLVLKEDNTFVCTLETLKFEAIMMALKCGFRLLTSLDCSKGSIVHSDALHFIK is encoded by the coding sequence ATGGAGCgtaaaataaacagaagagaaaaagaaaaggagtatgAAGGGAAACACAACAGCTTGGAAGATGCTGACCAAGGAAAGAACTGCAAATCCACACTGATGACCCTCAACGTTGGTGGATATTTATACattactcaaaaacaaacactgacCAAGTACCCAGACACTTTCCTTGAAGGTATAGTAAATGGAAAAATCCTCTGCCCGTTTGATGCTGATGGGCATTATTTCATAGACAGGGATGGACTCCTCTTCAGGCATGTCCTGAACTTCCTACGAAATGGAGAACTTCTACTGCCCGAAGGCTTTCGAGAAAATCAACTTCTTGCACAAGAAGCAGAATTCTTTCAGCTCAAGGGACTGGCGGAGGAAGTGAAAGCCAGGTGGGAAAAAGAACAGCTAACACCCAGAGAGACTACTTTCTTGGAAATAACAGATAACCATGATCGCTCCCAAGGACTGAGAATTTTCTGTAATGCTCCTGATttcatatcaaaaataaaatctcgCATTGTTCTGGTGTCCAAAAGCAGGCTGGATGGATTTCCAGAGGAGTTTTCAATATCATCAAACATCATTCAATTTAAATACTTCATAAAATCTGAAAATGGCACTCGACTTGTACTAAAGGAAGACAACACCTTTGTCTGTACCCTGGAAACTCTTAAGTTTGAAGCTATAATGATGGCTTTAAAGTGTGGCTTTAGACTGCTGACCAGCCTGGATTGTTCCAAAGGGTCAATTGTTCACAGCGATGCACTTCATTTTATCAAGTAA